A portion of the Fulvia fulva chromosome 1, complete sequence genome contains these proteins:
- a CDS encoding putative catabolite repression protein creC: protein PYCVLPPPPRYPNGNLYTGMPGSGPLLETNNTLEHPTGPDYQLVLGEGTYTLKDDLHLATPPPHPSDAPQPNNNPLATTIGPPTAGVKLSVAVLAPRNPPSQNLFRAATKQSRRSNIPPSIAEEAQSPKSDAGSTANGFGSAGYYSHSSSFGDSNPALAPLPTKGNKKDQRAKPKNNIIKSNSSYVSRVIPHEALQKRLNDRSAEGLLAFANVNRAFVWLDLSSDIKTENLTKVLFTKAHALCHDLNPVTKSSNHLDLVLGLNTSDIIWYEPMSQKYARLNKNGMINSSAVSSIAWMPNKENLFIAAHMDGSLVVYDKEKEDVDFVPEESSPVENGNGHTDGGNGVAAQTNFRVQKSVQSQNQKSNPVASWRVSNMKLNDMSFSPDGQLLAVVSDDGSLTILDYIQERVLDVFRSYYGAMLCVTWSPDGRYVLTGGQDDLISIWSLADHALVARCVGHHSWVTDVKFDPWRCDERNYRFGSVGDDCRLLLWDFSVGMLGRPKAMRARGSMSSAFPPDGRKQSITTVNRFRSDSNLTQTQTGETEGGGEDVAHAVDAKATVPVLPPVMNKGIDEHPLCWLGFEESCILTSCKDGHVREWDRPTENGA from the exons CCTTATTGTGTTCTACCTCCCCCGCCGCGCTATCCCAATGGCAATCTATACACGGGAATGCCTGGCTCAGGCCCACTGTTGGAAACGAACAACACCCTCGAACATCCTACTGGTCCCGATTACCAGCTCGTGCTGGGAGAGGGCACATACACCTTGAAGGACGACCTGCATCTTGCGACTCCACCGCCACATCCCAGCGATGCGCCTCAACCAAACAACAACCCTCTCGCAACCACCATCGGCCCTCCTACCGCCGGCGTGAAGCTGTCCGTCGCGGTGCTTGCGCCCCGGAACCCGCCATCGCAGAATCTCTTCCGTGCGGCGACGAAACAGAGCAGGCGATCAAATATCCCGCCAAGCATAGCAGAAGAGGCGCAAAGTCCCAAGAGTGACGCTGGCTCCACCGCGAACGGCTTTGGCTCTGCAGGATACTACAGTCACAGCTCGTCCTTTGGAGACAGCAATCCCGCGTTGGCACCTCTTCCCACCAAAGGCAACAAGAAAGATCAGAGAGCAAAGCCTAAGAACAACATCATAAAGTCGAACTCGTCGTACGTCAGCCGAGTGATACCGCACGAAGCACTACAGAAACGGCTCAACGATCGATCGGCGGAAGGACTGCTTGCTTTCGCCAATGTCAACCGTGCATTTGTGTGGCTGGATTTGTCGTCTGACATCAAGACAGAGAATCTGACGAAAGTGCTGTTCACCAAAGCTCATGCATTGTGCCATGACCTGAACCCTGTGACCAAATCCAGTAATCATCTCGATCTCGTACTAGGCTTGAACACTTCAGACATCATATGGTACGAACCAATGTCGCAGAAGTATGCTCGTCTCAACAAGAATGGCATGATCAACTCATCTGCCGTATCTTCGATAGCCTGGATGCCGAACAAGGAGAACTTGTTCATCGCAGCGCATATGGATGGCTCACTTGTGGTGTACGACAAGGAGAAAGAAGATGTGGATTTTGTCCCCGAGGAGAGCTCACCCGTAGAGAACGGAAATGGCCACACGGATGGTGGCAATGGAGTTGCCGCGCAGACCAATTTCCGGGTCCAGAAGTCTGTGCAGTCGCAGAATCAGAAGTCCAATCCCGTGGCATCTTGGAGAGTCTCGAACATGAAGCTTAACGACATGTCATTTTCGCCCGATGGCCAACTTCTAGCCGTGGTCAGTGACGATGGATCTTTAACCATCCTGGATTACATCCAAGAGCGTGTCCTGGACGTCTTTCGCTCATATTATGGTGCGATGCTTTGCGTTACGTGGTCACCAGATGGCCGATATGTACTCACGGGAGGACAGGACGATCTTATCAGTATCTGGTCGTTAGCAGATCACGCTTTGGTTGCGCGCTGTGTTGGCCATCACTCCTGGGTGACTGATGTCAAGTTTGACCCATGGCGCTGTGACGAGCGTAACTATCGCTTTGGCAGCGTTGGGGATGATTGTCGCTTACTGCTTTGGGACTTCTCTGTTGGCATGCTAGGACGTCCAAAAGCTATGCGTGCCAGAGGCAGCATGTCATCGGCCTTCCCGCCCGACGGGAGAAAGCAAAGCATTACGACAGTCAATCGATTCAGAAGTGATTCGAACCTTACACAGACCCAGACTGGAGAGACCGAGGGAGGGGGAGAAGACGTCGCGCATGCAGTCGATGCAAAGGCAACAGTGCCTGTGCTTCCGCCTGTAATGAACAAAGGCATTGACGAACACCCGTTGTGCTGGCTTGGATTCGAAGAAAGTTGCATCCTTACAAGTTGCAAAGATG GGCATGTGCGCGAATGGGATCGTCCTACCGAGAATGGAGCATAG
- a CDS encoding Mitochondrial Rho GTPase 1, with protein MATVRICICGDEAVGKSSLLTSLVKDTFVTAKIQAVLPPISLPPSLGTPENVTTTIVDTSALPQDRDALRKELRKCNVILLVYSDHYSYERVALFWMPYFRSLGVNVPVVLCANKSDLTATTSTSAVVEEEMLPVMAEFKEIDSCIRTSAREHHNVNEVFFLCQKAVTHPIAPIYDAKEGNLKPAAVEALKRVFYLCDRDQDGVLNDKEVHEFQLKCFDKPLSDGDLLNIKRSIRRPVDSGDGILEVDDLQCGIDIDGFIQLNRMFAEKGRHETIWIILRKFHYSDSLSLKDHFLHPKFDVPAFASAELSPAGYRFFVDLFLLHDKDNDGGLNDKELAALFAPTPGLPASWTQSSFPSCTVRNEAGYVTLQGWLAQWSMTTFEEPKTTLEYLAHLGFEADGKGTTPALKLTKARKRRIKPGRVERNVFLCYVLGAPGSGKSALLNAFLNRPFSSTYHPTIKAQTAVNSVELQGGKQCYLILEELGELEPAILVNQVKLDACDLVCFTYDSSDPDSFARILDLRQKYPALNALPSVYAAMKADQDRAVQRTEIQPDVYCDQLKMAKPLHISAKWASIAEFFVHLAESAEHPSQAFPKGDEEAVDRTALYIGITATIAVGAAFAWVWKRNMLSANS; from the exons ATGGCCACCG TACGCATCTGCATCTGCGGTGATGAAGCGGTCGGAAAGTCGTCGCTGTTGACATCCCTCGTCAAGGACACATTCGTCACTGCAAAAATCCAGGCCGTCCTACCACCCATCTCCCTGCCTCCCAGCTTGGGGACGCCCGAGAATGTCACGACAACCATCGTCGATACGTCTGCGCTGCCGCAAGATCGGGATGCGCTGCGCAAAGAGCTGCGGAAATGCAACGTCATACTGCTGGTGTACAGCGACCACTACAGCTACGAGCGCGTCGCGCTATTCTGGATGCCATACTTTCGCTCGCTCGGTGTGAATGTGCCCGTGGTTCTGTGCGCAAACAAGAGCGACCTGACTGCCACCACGAGCACGAGCGCTGTTGTTGAAGAGGAGATGCTGCCGGTGATGGCCGAGTTCAAGGAGATTGATTCATGCATTAGAACCAGCGCGAGGGAACACCACAATGTCAATGAAGTCTTCTTTCTCTGTCAGAAAGCAGTGACACACCCGATAGCTCCCATCTACGATGCCAAGGAAGGAAACTTGAAGCCGGCTGCAGTCGAAGCTCTGAAGCGTGTCTTCTACCTCTGTGACAGAGATCAAGACGGAGTGCTAAACGACAAAGAGGTCCACGAATTTCAGCTCAAGTGCTTCGACAAGCCCTTGTCTGATGGCGATCTGCTCAACATCAAGCGATCCATAAGAAGGCCCGTGGATTCGGGAGACGGCATACTGGAAGTGGACGATCTACAATGCGGGATTGATATCGATGGCTTCATACAACTCAACAGAATGTTTGCCGAGAAAGGAAGGCACGAGACGATCTGGATCATTCTGCGCAAGTTTCATTACTCTGACAGTCTTTCGCTCAAGGATCACTTCCTGCATCCGAAATTTGACGTGCCTGCATTCGCGTCGGCAGAGCTGTCGCCCGCTGGCTATAGATTCTTTGTCGACCTCTTCCTCCTCCACGACAAGGACAACGACGGTGGCTTGAATGATAAAGAGCTAGCTGCACTGTTCGCGCCAACCCCTGGTCTCCCGGCCTCGTGGACTCAAAGCTCATTTCCAAGCTGCACAGTTCGCAATGAGGCTGGCTATGTCACGCTGCAAGGGTGGCTTGCACAGTGGAGCATGACAACTTTTGAGGAGCCAAAGACAACGTTGGAATATCTGGCACACCTCGGCTTCGAGGCCGATGGGAAAGGCACCACGCCTGCATTGAAGCTGACGAAAGCACGAAAACGCCGCATCAAACCTGGCCGAGTAGAGCGCAACGTCTTTCTATGCTATGTGCTTGGAGCACCTGGTAGTGGCAAGTCTGCGCTTCTCAATGCATTCCTGAATCGTCCTTTCAGCAGCACCTATCATCCAACCATCAAAGCGCAAACCGCTGTCAACAGCGTGGAGTTGCAGGGTGGCAAACAATGCTATCTCATACTCGAAGAGCTGGGCGAGCTCGAGCCAGCGATCCTGGTGAATCAAGTGAAACTCGACGCTTGTGACCTCGTCTGCTTCACCTACGACAGCAGTGACCCCGACAGCTTCGCACGCATCCTGGACCTGCGACAGAAATATCCGGCTCTTAATGCGCTGCCGTCTGTGTACGCTGCGATGAAAGCAGACCAAGATCGCGCCGTCCAACGTACAGAGATACAGCCCGACGTCTACTGCGACCAGCTGAAGATGGCGAAGCCTTTGCACATCTCGGCAAAGTGGGCGAGCATTGCAGAATTCTTCGTGCATCTGGCCGAAAGTGCAGAGCATCCGAGTCAAGCTTTCCCGAAAGGTGATGAAGAAGCTGTGGACAGAACGGCGTTGTATATTGGTATCACTGCGACTATTGCTGTGGGCGCAGCTTTTGCGTGGGTCTGGAAGCGGAATATGCTTTCGGCCAATTCGTGA